From the genome of Perca fluviatilis chromosome 1, GENO_Pfluv_1.0, whole genome shotgun sequence, one region includes:
- the LOC120543662 gene encoding uncharacterized protein LOC120543662, with amino-acid sequence MVVLSAQPKERRVAEGIRSNLYKGACNLTCDLPDMSVLRLNDIYQGMPRETAPLITTMGIAGGVPLVDSAFGKVQEGSVLSYHLPAWTPPMTYLHATAPPRPSLPLDGYSLGPSECCFVLNYHQQLHMKSLQTSEIMAHQLEESTRQQSTLKEWHLLRKPRVTSSRFREVCHVRGQSSAENLALRILRPGYQTAEMKRGLQMESKAVEEYCLVKDVNHYPCGFIIHPDAPWLGSSPDGLVYDPNAEPAFGLLEVKCPNVRSYVDCTYLRVSDGVLQLKPSHTYYWQVQGQLLITGLEWCDFVVYAEDDMFIQRIYRDGRIMKTMKEKVDFFYFYFYLPMLLA; translated from the exons ATGGTAGTGTTGTCAGCTCAGCCCAAGGAGAGAAGAGTGGCTGAAGGAATCAG GAGTAACTTATACAAAGGAGCCTGTAACCTGACCTGTGACCTTCCAGACATGTCAGTCCTTCGGTTGAATGACATCTACCAAGGCATGCCAAGGGAAACTGCTCCACTAATAACAACCATGGGAATAGCAGGGGGTGTACCATTAGTAGACAGTGCCTTTGGAAAAGTCCAAGAAGGTAGTGTTCTCTCCTACCATCTTCCAGCATGGACTCCACCAATGACATATCTACATGCGACTGCACCACCAAGACCATCCTTACCTCTTGATGGTTACTCTTTGGGGCCCTCGGAGTGTTGTTTTGTGCTTAACTACCATCAGCAGCTGCACATGAAATCTCTTCAAACATCAGAGATCATGGCGCACCAACTTGAGGAAAGCACAAGACAACAGAGCACACTGAAGGAATGGCACCTTCTAAGAAAGCCACGAGTGACTTCCTCTAGATTCAG AGAGGTTTGCCATGTGAGAGGACAGTCCTCAGCGGAGAACCTGGCACTCAGGATTTTACGGCCAGGTTATCAGACCGCAGAAATGAAGAGGGGTCTTCAGATGGAGTCCAAGGCTGTAGAAGAGTACTGCCTTGTTAAGGATGTAAACCACTATCCTTGCGGTTTCATCATCCACCCAGATGCACCATGGCTCGGGTCATCACCAGATGGGTTGGTATACGACCCGAATGCCGAGCCTGCGTTTGGACTGCTGGAGGTGAAGTGTCCTAATGTGAGAAGCTATGTAGACTGTACGTACCTTAGGGTCTCCGATGGAGTGCTACAGCTAAAACCATCTCACACGTACTACTGGCAGGTACAGGGACAACTGCTCATTACTGGTCTGGAATGGTGTGATTTTGTTGTCTATGCAGAAGATGACATGTTCATTCAAAGAATATACAGGGATGGCAGAatcatgaaaacaatgaaagaaaaggttgatttcttctatttttacttttatctaCCTATGcttttggcttga
- the LOC120561382 gene encoding uncharacterized protein LOC120561382, with amino-acid sequence MRFWQVIEPSLQYMVRGTRTRTADGDSARQSTAMVQTQAIQAVDELFLFLNYLALGLKQKDLADRYGVHQSTVSRIIHTWSNFLFCVLGSQRIWIPQNKISEHLPAEFKDYPDTTVILDCTELRCQTPSSPLLQSEVYSSYKSHCTLKGMIGMAPHGAVTFVSPLFAGSVSDKQILVESGLCKLLRPDMAIMVDRGFLVDDCVPCKVYRPAFLAGRPQMPANEVRETQSIARLRVHVERLIGG; translated from the coding sequence ATGCGGTTTTGGCAGGTCATCGAACCATCACTGCAGTACATGGTTCGGGGGACCAGAACAAGAACTGCAGATGGTGACTCAGCAAGGCAAAGTACAGCCATGGTACAGACACAGGCTATACAGGCAGTAGATGAACTGTTCCTCTTCCTGAACTACCTTGCCCTTGGACTGAAGCAGAAGGACTTGGCCGACCGGTATGGGGTACACCAGTCTACTGTTAGCAGGATCATTCACACCTGGagtaattttttgttttgtgttcttGGCTCACAGCGAATTTGGATACCCCAAAACAAAATCAGTGAGCACTTGCCAGCAGAGTTCAAAGATTACCCAGACACTACAGTTATCCTGGACTGCACAGAGCTCAGATGCCAAACACCTTCCTCTCCTTTACTCCAGAGTGAAGTTTATTCCAGTTACAAGTCCCATTGTACACTGAAGGGGATGATTGGCATGGCCCCTCATGGTGCTGTTACCTTTGTTTCTCCTCTCTTTGCTGGCTCAGTCAGTGACAAGCAGATCCTTGTGGAGTCAGGACTATGTAAACTGCTCAGGCCGGATATGGCAATCATGGTGGACAGAGGCTTCCTGGTGGATGACTGTGTGCCTTGTAAAGTGTACAGGCCTGCATTCCTAGCCGGAAGACCTCAAATGCCAGCAAACGAGGTCAGGGAGACCCAGTCTATTGCACGCCTTAGGGTGCATGTTGAGCGGCTAATTGGCGGTTGA